A portion of the Stigmatella aurantiaca DW4/3-1 genome contains these proteins:
- a CDS encoding WD40/YVTN/BNR-like repeat-containing protein: protein MTTRFSPLRRGLLALLVLCALPAWAHMGLPETSNVTLRREHPEHMLVGASFGAVISLDSGETWRWICPEGMEVGAWRPERYFWLQGGDILAATGSALVRSRDNGCTWAAHPFFQDTWVTSLAVHPTDEQRMFVSTGKPTSSNSLYRSHDGGETWEPLLPVSPAVRYSAIHLAPSEPSRLYASGQEAQEMFLSRSDDGGKNWTRLPQALSGFTRPYNLILMRVSESSPDRLWVQVSDQGFTYVLESQDGGATLTQLMKIADVLVGVEASADGNTVWAATPVYLYRTRQGEASVTLPRPEGNACATRVGDTLYACGSSWVHDWALARSRDEGNTWEPYFGLHTIQGAHLCPQGTPVQRTCPQRWPQLADLFGAPVPEIPGDTSPDAGTPEPLPESPPKKGCSTTAGWTSPSLLLLTLATLRRFRRRTSRSS, encoded by the coding sequence ATGACGACACGCTTCTCCCCCCTCCGGCGGGGGCTGCTGGCCCTGCTGGTGCTGTGCGCCCTGCCCGCATGGGCGCACATGGGGTTGCCAGAAACCTCCAATGTCACCCTGCGCCGGGAGCACCCGGAGCACATGCTGGTCGGGGCCTCCTTCGGCGCCGTCATCTCGCTCGACAGCGGGGAGACGTGGCGGTGGATCTGCCCCGAGGGCATGGAGGTCGGCGCGTGGCGGCCCGAGCGCTACTTCTGGCTCCAGGGCGGGGACATCCTCGCCGCGACGGGCAGTGCCCTGGTCCGCTCGCGCGACAACGGCTGCACCTGGGCGGCCCACCCCTTCTTCCAGGACACGTGGGTCACAAGCCTCGCCGTCCATCCCACCGACGAACAGCGCATGTTCGTCTCCACCGGAAAGCCCACATCCAGCAACAGCCTCTACCGCTCCCATGATGGCGGGGAGACCTGGGAGCCCCTGCTGCCGGTGAGCCCGGCTGTCCGCTACTCCGCCATCCACCTGGCCCCCTCCGAGCCCAGCCGCCTCTACGCGTCCGGACAGGAAGCCCAGGAGATGTTCCTGTCCCGCAGCGATGACGGAGGGAAGAACTGGACCCGGCTGCCCCAAGCCCTGTCCGGGTTCACCCGCCCCTACAACCTCATTCTGATGCGGGTCAGCGAGTCCTCGCCGGACCGGCTCTGGGTCCAGGTGTCCGACCAGGGCTTCACCTATGTGCTGGAGAGCCAGGATGGGGGCGCCACGCTGACGCAGTTGATGAAGATCGCCGACGTGCTCGTGGGCGTGGAGGCCTCGGCGGACGGCAACACCGTCTGGGCGGCGACCCCCGTCTATCTCTATCGCACGCGGCAGGGCGAGGCCTCCGTCACGCTGCCCCGCCCCGAGGGCAATGCCTGCGCGACCCGGGTGGGAGACACCTTATATGCGTGTGGCTCGAGCTGGGTGCACGACTGGGCGCTGGCGCGCAGCCGGGACGAGGGCAACACGTGGGAGCCCTACTTCGGCCTCCACACCATCCAGGGCGCGCACCTCTGTCCGCAGGGAACGCCTGTCCAACGGACCTGTCCCCAGCGCTGGCCGCAGCTCGCCGATCTGTTTGGCGCCCCCGTCCCGGAGATCCCCGGAGACACCTCCCCGGACGCGGGCACGCCCGAGCCCCTGCCCGAATCACCGCCCAAGAAAGGGTGCAGCACCACGGCCGGATGGACCTCCCCCTCCCTGCTGCTCCTGACCCTCGCCACGCTCCGTCGCTTCCGGCGGCGCACTTCCCGGAGTTCCTGA
- a CDS encoding class I SAM-dependent methyltransferase — MKACPSSLAVPVLVWLVASACAHSPAPGGHAPSGEGHGGHAGAHPEGMIHRFEKAEEWEERFEDPARDAWQKPDEVIAALALPADAQVADLGSATGYFAVRLAKAVPQGHVFGVDIEPDMARYLGARARREGLAHLTPVLGEPADSKLPRPVDLVLVVDTYHHIADRVAYFRKLQEVLTPRGRVAIIDFRKGQSMGPREEHKLAPEQVRQELEAAGYRPIEEHGFLPHQYFLVFAPVKSSSP, encoded by the coding sequence ATGAAAGCCTGCCCTTCCTCGCTTGCTGTCCCCGTCCTGGTGTGGCTCGTCGCGAGCGCCTGTGCCCACTCGCCCGCCCCAGGAGGTCACGCTCCCTCGGGTGAGGGGCACGGGGGGCACGCGGGGGCGCATCCGGAAGGGATGATCCACCGCTTCGAGAAGGCGGAGGAGTGGGAGGAGCGCTTCGAGGATCCGGCACGGGATGCGTGGCAGAAACCGGACGAGGTCATCGCCGCGCTCGCGCTGCCTGCCGATGCCCAGGTGGCGGATCTCGGCTCGGCCACCGGTTATTTCGCCGTGCGGTTGGCGAAGGCCGTGCCCCAGGGGCACGTGTTCGGCGTGGACATCGAGCCGGACATGGCGCGCTACCTGGGAGCGCGTGCTCGCCGGGAGGGCCTGGCCCACCTCACCCCGGTGCTCGGCGAGCCCGCGGATTCAAAGCTGCCCCGGCCCGTGGATCTGGTGCTCGTGGTGGACACGTACCATCACATCGCGGACCGGGTGGCGTACTTCCGCAAGCTCCAGGAGGTGCTCACGCCGCGCGGCCGCGTGGCCATCATCGACTTTCGCAAGGGCCAGTCCATGGGCCCCCGGGAGGAGCACAAGTTGGCTCCGGAACAGGTGCGTCAGGAGTTGGAGGCGGCAGGCTACCGGCCCATCGAGGAGCACGGCTTCTTGCCCCACCAGTATTTCCTCGTCTTCGCGCCCGTGAAGTCCAGCAGCCCCTGA
- a CDS encoding cyclic nucleotide-binding domain-containing protein, which produces MAHSVAEVDILENGAGVGSAGGSAYQVVQWLAMRGEVDTAVQLYEDLSAAQRERLLREAGAASVEERKGLVEVLRRARDFIGAARLLQGSGSEAEAASLYEQGGSQVEAAEAYLRSGDIARAAEALERGGALERALELYRGLGARESMAQCLARLGRPLEAAAVYRELGNVHAEVEALCGVPVDDAKHLESVLRICTLLDNEGQTRRALALLVDTLRGSEEARSDPAVLAEQARLLKRVGRDTEANEVLARLPGAGTQLSSVPQVARTPSAPSGYGYLKAIPIFGELALDDMKDLYRVAQQVLIPEGATVLEKGTQGSGLFVLLEGTVDVFSGPEQDAKRLNTLGPGAYLGEISLIQDGLTSALVRARTAVRALRITRAGFQHYLDTHDAAALRIYRLFTRNLAARVRALST; this is translated from the coding sequence ATGGCGCATTCCGTGGCGGAGGTCGACATCTTGGAGAATGGGGCGGGGGTGGGCTCGGCGGGAGGGAGCGCCTACCAGGTGGTGCAGTGGCTTGCCATGCGGGGCGAGGTGGACACGGCGGTCCAGCTCTACGAGGACTTGAGCGCGGCGCAGCGCGAGCGGCTGCTGCGCGAAGCGGGCGCGGCCTCGGTCGAGGAGCGCAAGGGGTTGGTGGAGGTGTTGCGGCGGGCGCGGGACTTCATCGGCGCGGCGCGGCTGCTGCAAGGCAGTGGCTCGGAGGCGGAGGCGGCCTCCCTGTACGAGCAGGGCGGCAGCCAGGTGGAGGCGGCGGAGGCCTACCTGCGCTCGGGGGACATTGCCCGGGCGGCCGAAGCGCTGGAGCGGGGCGGGGCCCTGGAGCGGGCGCTGGAGCTGTACCGAGGGCTCGGGGCGCGCGAGTCCATGGCGCAGTGTCTGGCGCGGCTGGGCCGGCCGCTGGAGGCGGCGGCGGTGTACCGCGAGCTGGGCAACGTGCATGCCGAGGTGGAGGCGCTGTGCGGCGTGCCCGTGGACGATGCGAAGCACCTGGAGTCCGTGCTGCGCATCTGCACCCTGCTGGACAACGAGGGGCAGACGCGGCGGGCGCTGGCGCTGCTGGTGGACACGCTCCGGGGCTCGGAAGAGGCGCGCTCGGATCCCGCGGTGCTCGCCGAGCAGGCCCGGCTGCTCAAGCGGGTGGGCCGGGACACGGAGGCCAACGAGGTGCTCGCGCGCTTGCCGGGCGCTGGCACCCAGCTCTCGTCGGTGCCGCAGGTGGCCCGGACGCCGTCGGCCCCCAGTGGCTATGGCTACCTCAAGGCCATCCCCATCTTTGGCGAACTGGCCCTGGACGACATGAAGGACCTGTACCGGGTGGCCCAGCAGGTGCTCATCCCGGAGGGGGCCACGGTGCTGGAGAAGGGCACGCAGGGCTCGGGCCTCTTCGTGCTGCTGGAGGGCACGGTGGATGTGTTCAGCGGCCCGGAGCAGGACGCCAAGCGGCTCAACACGCTGGGGCCCGGCGCGTACCTGGGGGAAATCTCCCTCATCCAGGATGGGCTGACCTCGGCCCTGGTGCGCGCGCGCACGGCGGTGCGGGCGCTCCGGATCACCCGGGCGGGATTCCAGCACTACCTGGACACGCACGACGCGGCGGCGTTGCGCATCTACCGGCTCTTTACCCGGAACCTCGCGGCGCGCGTGCGCGCGCTCAGCACATGA
- a CDS encoding cyclic nucleotide-binding domain-containing protein produces the protein MTDTLQQHRQKGARFIALDHLEAALAEYEQLVKAAPDDGTGRQQVAELLERLGRKTQAVAAYEEAALAWARGGQLLRAIVVCKALLRLDPGHTRTQRSLADLFGWRVKPGVRSPASLTAMAEFELLPEGAGPAAGMPVVPLFSQLGREPFAAVLEAMEVRTHPAKHSVVVEGELGASMFALVEGTLEVVRHFQDGTRRKVGELAEGAFFGELALISEGPRLASVVAAGPVVLLEFTRAKLAELVRRHPGVGQVVQAFYRERMVENLLRNNPAFSLLKPEQKQAVVREFTLKAVAEGEVLLKQGQQGEAFYLLLRGCCTPYHVKPDGREQAYPELREGAVFGEISLLLGKPVTATVRANTASVVLRLDRAAFERLILGLPGIRGALMKVGTERLQRTAKLLSGREVHDGDLRV, from the coding sequence ATGACGGACACGCTCCAGCAGCATCGCCAGAAGGGCGCGCGGTTCATCGCGCTGGATCACCTGGAGGCGGCGCTCGCCGAGTACGAGCAGCTGGTGAAGGCGGCGCCCGACGATGGGACGGGCCGCCAGCAGGTGGCCGAGCTGCTGGAGCGGCTCGGGCGCAAGACGCAGGCCGTGGCCGCGTACGAGGAGGCGGCGCTGGCGTGGGCGCGCGGCGGGCAGCTCCTGCGGGCCATCGTGGTGTGCAAGGCGCTCCTGCGGTTGGACCCGGGACACACCCGGACCCAGCGCTCGCTGGCGGACCTGTTCGGGTGGCGGGTGAAGCCTGGGGTGCGGAGCCCGGCCTCCCTGACGGCCATGGCCGAGTTCGAACTGCTGCCGGAAGGGGCTGGACCCGCGGCGGGGATGCCGGTGGTGCCCCTCTTCTCGCAGCTCGGGCGCGAGCCCTTCGCGGCGGTGCTGGAGGCGATGGAGGTGCGCACGCATCCCGCCAAGCATTCGGTGGTGGTGGAGGGCGAGCTGGGCGCCTCGATGTTCGCCCTGGTGGAGGGCACCCTGGAGGTGGTGCGCCACTTCCAGGATGGGACGCGGCGCAAGGTGGGGGAGCTGGCGGAGGGGGCTTTCTTCGGAGAGCTGGCGTTGATCTCGGAGGGGCCCCGGCTCGCGAGCGTGGTGGCGGCGGGGCCCGTCGTATTGCTGGAGTTCACGCGGGCGAAGCTCGCGGAGCTGGTGCGCAGGCACCCGGGGGTGGGACAGGTGGTGCAGGCCTTCTACCGCGAGCGGATGGTGGAGAACCTGCTGCGCAACAACCCCGCCTTCTCCCTGTTGAAACCGGAGCAGAAGCAGGCGGTGGTGCGGGAGTTCACGCTCAAGGCGGTGGCGGAAGGGGAGGTGCTCCTGAAGCAGGGGCAACAAGGGGAGGCGTTCTACCTGCTGCTGCGCGGCTGCTGCACGCCGTACCACGTGAAGCCAGATGGGCGGGAACAGGCCTATCCCGAGCTTCGGGAGGGGGCCGTCTTCGGGGAGATTTCCCTGCTCCTGGGCAAGCCCGTGACGGCGACGGTGCGCGCCAACACCGCGAGCGTGGTGCTGCGGCTGGACCGGGCCGCCTTCGAGCGGCTCATCCTCGGGTTGCCGGGCATCCGGGGCGCCCTGATGAAGGTGGGAACGGAGCGGCTCCAGCGCACGGCGAAGCTGCTCTCGGGCCGGGAAGTTCACGACGGCGACCTGCGCGTCTGA
- a CDS encoding aldo/keto reductase gives MKLRKLGRSDIEISPIGLGCWQFSDGAGMVGGFWEALPSGTVQDIVDASLRGGINWFDTAEVYGQGRSEQVLSATLTRLGKKPGDVVIATKWWPTLRGAASIGKTIGSRMSALNPFGIDLHQIHHAWAFSSIQAQADAMADLVQAGKIRTVGVSNFSASQMRAAHAALAKRGVPLVSNQMLYNLLDRRIESNGVLAAAQELGITLIAYSPLAQGLLSGKFHDDPALIKTRVGPRRFMPKYWPSGLARSRPLIDELRKVAAAHGVTASQVALNWLVHFHGETVVAIPGATKRTHAEENVGAVGFTLSQEELRRIDELSRPFL, from the coding sequence ATGAAGCTGCGAAAGCTGGGGCGCTCGGACATCGAGATTTCTCCCATCGGGCTGGGGTGCTGGCAGTTCTCCGACGGGGCTGGGATGGTGGGAGGCTTCTGGGAAGCGCTGCCCTCCGGGACGGTGCAGGACATCGTCGACGCCTCGCTGCGGGGGGGCATCAACTGGTTCGATACGGCCGAGGTCTACGGGCAGGGCCGCTCCGAGCAAGTGCTCTCCGCCACGCTCACGCGCCTGGGAAAGAAGCCAGGCGACGTCGTCATCGCGACCAAGTGGTGGCCCACCCTGCGGGGCGCCGCCAGCATCGGCAAGACGATCGGCAGCCGGATGTCCGCCCTCAACCCGTTTGGCATCGACCTGCATCAGATCCACCACGCCTGGGCCTTCTCGTCGATCCAGGCGCAGGCCGACGCGATGGCGGACCTGGTCCAGGCCGGCAAGATTCGCACGGTGGGGGTCAGCAACTTCTCCGCGAGCCAGATGCGTGCCGCCCATGCCGCGCTCGCCAAGCGAGGCGTTCCGCTCGTCTCCAATCAGATGCTCTACAACCTGCTCGACCGGCGGATCGAATCGAACGGGGTGCTCGCCGCCGCCCAGGAGCTGGGCATCACCCTCATTGCCTACTCCCCCCTCGCGCAGGGGCTGCTGTCGGGCAAGTTCCACGATGACCCCGCCCTCATCAAGACCCGGGTGGGGCCCCGCAGGTTCATGCCGAAGTACTGGCCCAGCGGACTGGCCCGCAGCCGCCCGCTCATCGACGAGCTCCGGAAGGTGGCCGCCGCCCATGGGGTGACGGCCTCGCAGGTGGCCCTCAACTGGCTCGTCCACTTCCACGGCGAGACGGTGGTGGCCATCCCCGGCGCGACGAAGCGGACCCACGCCGAGGAGAACGTCGGGGCGGTGGGGTTCACCCTCTCGCAGGAGGAACTGCGCCGCATCGATGAACTGTCACGGCCGTTTCTCTGA
- a CDS encoding DAPG hydrolase family protein — MTTWTLPAPRDFQWKMKPPESAKTQFNILPNDSFELTIQHDPIKGVTPKMLDWWFRNIGGDMIYQGKSYPRYLVWHPIDHIHWSLEAPSPDGSIGAGSEFHIVEAFNANMDWLIDSIEHVEKLDETGIRLVLKKLGTEVFRLEHWFDPHPAGTLYRSRMQVGAENTFGMLIFQPLVRPFIFSEEMGYAWLRHNIEEVGNFEFFLPELYQREVVDKASPTGG; from the coding sequence ATGACGACATGGACACTGCCCGCGCCTCGGGACTTCCAGTGGAAGATGAAGCCGCCAGAGAGCGCCAAGACCCAGTTCAACATCTTGCCCAATGACAGCTTCGAACTGACCATTCAGCATGATCCCATCAAGGGCGTGACGCCCAAGATGTTGGACTGGTGGTTCCGGAACATCGGCGGGGACATGATCTACCAGGGGAAGAGCTACCCCCGGTACCTCGTCTGGCACCCGATTGATCACATCCACTGGTCCCTGGAGGCGCCCTCGCCGGACGGGTCCATCGGCGCGGGCTCCGAGTTCCACATCGTCGAGGCCTTCAATGCCAACATGGACTGGCTGATCGACAGCATCGAGCACGTCGAGAAGCTGGATGAGACGGGCATCCGGCTCGTGCTGAAGAAGCTGGGCACCGAGGTCTTCCGGCTCGAGCACTGGTTTGATCCGCACCCCGCGGGGACCCTCTACCGGTCCCGGATGCAGGTGGGCGCCGAGAACACCTTTGGCATGCTCATCTTCCAGCCGCTGGTCCGTCCGTTCATCTTCAGCGAGGAGATGGGCTACGCCTGGCTCCGGCACAACATCGAAGAGGTCGGCAATTTCGAGTTCTTCCTGCCGGAGCTCTACCAGCGCGAAGTGGTGGACAAGGCCTCCCCCACGGGAGGATAG
- a CDS encoding YecA family protein has translation MSKPGRNAPCPCGSGKKYKVCHASEDRARKASPPAAAHPLTADLRAAMELLGDPDLSRLSRALEHLGALLAGWGPAPGLRFDEAAFDAHIGKALEALAGTAEQEPARDKRELLVGTVRQLGTRAFLDTFRASVLQRAAEPGRSPEDTQALCVGALLASAQARGSRFNPEDIPVLDVIFEVQFREWCERHQELAHKLEALARFAEEDLSAGAREALQKAKAGDVDALLQHVQSDPALVERITREAQERSARVEAKLRDPATPPLFAPEEELWFTCVLWEPLRAVKAAASDAATRRAAVANIIRAVKGALDSELLEGMRARLRAKAGDTTLDEATRAWFTDAAIAVEAEPSRMVMAALFTASQEAQGRSAEEMVLLADLKARPVWTADDLEPYRQFLESTGLAPAAQRIHRCQEWLREHPLSLAAETV, from the coding sequence GTGAGCAAACCGGGACGCAATGCCCCCTGCCCGTGTGGGAGCGGCAAGAAGTACAAGGTGTGTCACGCCTCCGAGGACCGCGCGCGCAAGGCGTCTCCGCCCGCGGCCGCGCATCCGCTGACCGCGGACCTCCGGGCGGCCATGGAGCTCCTCGGCGATCCGGACCTGTCCCGGCTGTCCCGGGCGCTGGAGCACCTCGGCGCCCTGCTGGCCGGGTGGGGCCCAGCCCCCGGCCTGCGCTTCGACGAGGCCGCCTTCGATGCCCACATCGGCAAGGCCCTCGAGGCCCTCGCCGGCACCGCCGAGCAGGAGCCAGCGCGGGACAAGCGCGAGCTGCTGGTGGGCACTGTGCGCCAGTTGGGCACCCGCGCCTTCCTCGACACCTTCCGCGCGAGCGTCCTCCAGCGCGCGGCCGAGCCAGGACGGTCCCCCGAGGACACACAGGCCCTGTGCGTGGGCGCGCTGCTCGCCTCGGCCCAGGCCCGGGGCTCCCGCTTCAACCCCGAGGACATCCCGGTCCTCGACGTCATCTTCGAGGTCCAGTTCCGCGAGTGGTGCGAGCGCCATCAGGAGCTGGCCCACAAGCTCGAAGCCCTCGCCCGCTTCGCCGAGGAGGACCTGTCCGCCGGGGCCCGCGAGGCGCTGCAAAAGGCGAAGGCGGGGGACGTGGATGCGCTGCTCCAGCACGTCCAGTCGGATCCCGCCCTCGTCGAGCGCATCACGCGTGAGGCCCAGGAGCGCTCCGCCCGCGTCGAGGCGAAGCTGCGCGACCCCGCCACCCCGCCCCTCTTCGCGCCCGAGGAGGAGCTGTGGTTCACCTGCGTCCTCTGGGAGCCGCTGCGCGCGGTGAAGGCGGCCGCCTCGGATGCCGCCACCCGCCGCGCCGCCGTGGCCAACATCATCCGCGCGGTGAAGGGAGCGCTCGACTCCGAGCTGCTCGAGGGAATGCGCGCGCGCCTGCGCGCGAAGGCCGGGGACACCACCCTCGACGAGGCCACCCGCGCCTGGTTCACCGACGCCGCCATCGCCGTGGAGGCGGAGCCCTCGCGCATGGTGATGGCCGCGCTCTTCACCGCCAGCCAGGAAGCGCAAGGCCGCTCCGCCGAGGAGATGGTGCTGCTCGCGGACCTCAAGGCCCGGCCCGTGTGGACCGCGGACGACCTCGAGCCCTACCGCCAGTTCCTCGAGTCCACGGGGCTTGCTCCCGCCGCCCAGCGCATCCACCGCTGCCAGGAGTGGCTGCGCGAGCACCCGCTCTCGCTCGCCGCGGAAACCGTCTGA
- a CDS encoding Rieske 2Fe-2S domain-containing protein, with the protein MTAKDHWHPVLDSQQLKDKPVGVKVWDSEIVLFRTANGTLSALEDRCPHRAMRLSKGWVENDKLVCPYHLWRYDSEGKGTSPCNPGMKPRVQRYDVAERYGAVWVKPVESNAQLPEFEVDGYHSVGLDTGIMYAPFELVVDNFIEIEHSPTNHGVFAFDAQAITQVVPKVETLGESIHVTYEGTQRHIPWWSPTQFFMPPKTRLVIDFMAHFRPVHFIYNMMWHDPKTNEQKPHKIREFAFLTPATAEETHIFLFFFSTVGIFSPKGLAPLRQIASKRFLKMAHHEFNLDKNIVEEVARTDKRTDLKGLQLGKFDRVLRETRRLIDSAYHQGPEQQVPAPVPLKATGTSGAVE; encoded by the coding sequence ATGACGGCGAAGGATCATTGGCATCCCGTTCTGGACAGTCAGCAGCTCAAGGACAAGCCGGTTGGCGTGAAAGTATGGGACTCGGAGATCGTCCTGTTCCGCACCGCCAACGGCACCCTCTCCGCGCTGGAAGACCGCTGCCCGCACCGGGCCATGCGGCTGAGCAAGGGATGGGTCGAGAACGACAAGCTCGTCTGCCCCTACCACCTGTGGCGGTATGACAGCGAGGGCAAGGGCACCAGCCCCTGCAACCCGGGCATGAAGCCCCGCGTCCAGCGGTACGACGTGGCCGAGCGCTACGGCGCCGTCTGGGTCAAGCCCGTCGAGTCCAACGCCCAACTGCCGGAGTTCGAGGTCGACGGCTACCACTCCGTGGGGCTGGACACGGGCATCATGTACGCGCCCTTCGAGCTGGTGGTCGACAACTTCATCGAGATCGAACACAGCCCCACCAACCACGGCGTCTTCGCGTTCGACGCGCAAGCCATCACCCAGGTGGTTCCGAAGGTCGAGACGCTGGGCGAGAGCATCCACGTCACCTACGAGGGCACCCAGCGCCACATCCCCTGGTGGTCTCCCACGCAGTTCTTCATGCCGCCGAAGACCCGGCTCGTCATCGACTTCATGGCCCACTTCCGGCCCGTCCACTTCATCTACAACATGATGTGGCACGACCCGAAGACGAACGAGCAGAAGCCCCACAAGATTCGCGAGTTCGCCTTCCTCACGCCGGCGACCGCGGAAGAGACCCACATCTTCCTGTTCTTCTTCTCCACCGTGGGCATCTTCAGCCCCAAGGGGCTGGCGCCCCTGCGGCAGATCGCCTCGAAGCGCTTCCTGAAGATGGCGCACCACGAGTTCAACCTCGACAAGAACATCGTCGAGGAGGTGGCCCGGACGGACAAGCGGACGGACCTCAAGGGGCTGCAACTCGGCAAGTTCGACCGGGTGCTGCGCGAGACCCGGCGCCTCATCGACTCCGCCTACCACCAAGGGCCCGAGCAACAGGTTCCTGCCCCGGTTCCCCTGAAGGCCACGGGGACCTCGGGCGCCGTGGAGTGA
- a CDS encoding 3-deoxy-7-phosphoheptulonate synthase class II, with amino-acid sequence MNASPIQLSGHFRDKRWSTSSWRLKTAAQQPVYDTPEALTGVLERLRQMPALVRSTECASLREQLAQVANGWGFLLHAGDCAERFSDIHRQELTRKVRAMGQMGLLVQHATQQPVVQVARMAGQFAKPRSQNLETVNGVQLPVYRGDIVNDVTANADARRSDPQRLLQAYLYSSAVMNQLRSLSGESLMSLGLGDEAWQLPLLGELSHEERSYRHVVQQLTTILKSAPAGAYDAINLFVSHEGLHLAYEESLTGQGEDNHPYNLSTHYLWLGERTRQLDGAHVEYFRGIHNPIGVKVGPSCKPEELQELVRLLNPNNEPGRLTLITRFGKDRIAQCLPPLIEAVQQMDARVIWSCDPMHGNGIVSSQGIKTRRFQDILSEVRSAFDIHDAEGSRLGGLHLECTGSEVTECLGGSSDIEEADLTTNYTTACDPRLNASQSLELVFMISDCLQRQALRGAFLKADEMRELG; translated from the coding sequence ATGAATGCCAGTCCTATCCAACTAAGCGGGCACTTCCGGGATAAGCGTTGGTCCACCTCGAGTTGGAGACTGAAGACTGCGGCCCAACAGCCGGTGTACGACACGCCCGAGGCCCTCACGGGCGTCCTTGAGCGGCTGCGTCAAATGCCCGCGCTGGTGCGAAGCACCGAGTGCGCGTCCCTGCGTGAGCAACTGGCTCAAGTCGCCAACGGGTGGGGCTTCCTGCTCCACGCGGGAGATTGCGCGGAGCGCTTCTCGGACATTCATCGCCAGGAGCTGACCCGTAAGGTGCGGGCGATGGGGCAAATGGGCCTCCTGGTCCAGCACGCCACCCAGCAACCGGTGGTGCAAGTGGCCCGGATGGCGGGCCAATTCGCCAAGCCCCGCTCCCAGAACCTGGAGACGGTCAACGGCGTGCAACTGCCGGTCTACCGGGGCGACATCGTCAATGACGTGACGGCGAACGCGGACGCCCGGCGCTCGGACCCGCAGCGGCTGCTCCAGGCCTACCTCTATTCGTCCGCGGTGATGAACCAGCTCCGGTCCCTGAGCGGCGAGAGCCTGATGTCGCTCGGCCTGGGCGACGAGGCCTGGCAACTGCCGCTGCTCGGCGAGCTGAGCCACGAGGAGCGCAGCTACCGCCACGTGGTGCAGCAGCTCACCACCATCCTCAAGTCGGCCCCGGCCGGCGCCTATGACGCCATCAACCTCTTCGTGTCCCACGAGGGGCTGCACCTGGCCTACGAGGAGTCGCTGACGGGCCAAGGGGAGGACAACCACCCCTACAACCTGAGCACCCACTACCTGTGGCTGGGCGAGCGGACGCGGCAACTGGATGGCGCACACGTCGAGTACTTCCGCGGCATCCACAACCCCATCGGGGTGAAGGTCGGCCCCAGCTGCAAGCCGGAGGAGCTCCAGGAGCTCGTCCGCCTGCTCAACCCGAACAACGAGCCGGGCCGGCTGACGCTCATCACCCGCTTCGGCAAGGATCGCATCGCCCAGTGCCTGCCGCCGCTCATCGAGGCCGTGCAGCAGATGGACGCCCGGGTCATCTGGAGCTGCGACCCGATGCACGGCAACGGCATCGTCAGCAGCCAGGGCATCAAGACGCGCCGCTTCCAGGACATCCTCTCCGAGGTCCGCTCCGCCTTCGACATCCACGATGCCGAGGGCAGCCGGCTGGGCGGCCTGCACCTGGAGTGCACGGGCTCGGAGGTCACCGAGTGCTTGGGCGGCTCCTCGGACATCGAGGAGGCGGATCTGACCACGAACTACACCACGGCGTGCGACCCTCGCCTGAATGCCTCTCAGTCGCTCGAGCTGGTGTTCATGATCAGCGACTGCCTGCAGCGTCAGGCGCTCCGGGGGGCGTTCCTCAAGGCCGATGAGATGCGGGAGCTCGGCTGA